From Ornithorhynchus anatinus isolate Pmale09 unplaced genomic scaffold, mOrnAna1.pri.v4 scaffold_80_arrow_ctg1, whole genome shotgun sequence, a single genomic window includes:
- the ORNANAV1R3147 gene encoding vomeronasal 1 receptor ornAnaV1R3147: protein MNAIEISFGIVILLQFSIGVSVNMFSLLFYTCMVSDRYKLSSSDLLLTHLILANTVMLFTSGISETMHAWGLRDFLDNVGCKIIMYLYRVARGLAICTTYFLSIFQAITISPSTSQWAGIKTKFPKYILPSCILSWILNMLVEIDVLIYMTGPQNSSSVWIILDLKYCSKASASAEIALMIVTVRSLRDVFFVGLMSAASSYMVFILHRHHRRVQHLRRPGHSTRMMPEVQAARRVIALVTLYVLLYGRQSIVLSILLNMKEKSSLLVNSHMVFSLTFATVSPILMIINDRRIHTIWKREPPVSNTDIS from the coding sequence ATGAATGCCATTGAGATCTCTTTTGGGATTGTGATTCTGTTACAATTCAGCATTGGagtctcagtaaatatgttttccctcctattttatACTTGCATGGTCTCTGACAGGTACAAGCTTAGCTCATCAGACTTACTTCTCACCCACCTTATTTTGGCTAACACTGTAATGCTCTTCACCAGTGGAATCTCAGAGACCATGCATGCTTGGGGATTGAGAGATTTCCTGGACAACGTTGGCTGTAAAATTATCATGTACCTTTATCGAGTGGCCAGGGGccttgccatctgcaccacctacTTCCTGAGTATCTTCCaagccatcaccatcagccccagcacttcCCAATGGGCAGGAATCAAAACCAAATTTCCCAAGTACATCCTCCCCTCCTGTATCCTCTCTTGGATCCTCAATATGCTAGTGGAAATTGATGTACTGATATATATGACAGGACCCCAGAACAGCAGCAGTGTTTGGATTATATTAGATCTCAAATATTGCTCCAAAGCCAGTGCCAGTGCAGAAATTGCCTTGATGATTGTGACTGTTCGTTCTCTCCGGGATGTGTTCTTCGTCGGACTCATGAGTGCAGCAAGCAGCTACATGGTGTTcatcctgcacagacaccacagACGAGTCCAGCACCTTCGCAGACCCGGCCACTCCACTAGGATGATGCCTGAGGTCCAAGCAGCCAGAAGAGTCATTGCTCTGGTGACTCTCTATGTCCTCCTGTATGGGCGTCAGTCGATTGTGCTGAGCATTTTACTGAATATGAAAGAAAAGTCTTCTCTGCTAGTAAATAGCCACATGGTTTTTTCACTCACCTTTGCAACTGTTAGTCCAATCCTGATGATTATTAATGACAGGAGGATACATACTATTTGGAAAAGGGAACCTCCTGTTTCCAATACAGATATTTCATAG